The nucleotide sequence CAAGATCGGTTCTTTGTGTTCACTATATTTTTGGTACTTgtactttctatttttcattcAGGTACGTAATGCAAATTTCcggtaatttatttgttaacaattttataaataacaatagcaaaaaaattctaaaaaagttAATCAATAAGAATTTTTGCAACTGTACATTTTTGATAtgttaatacaatttaaaactttaggtccttagtaatttttttatataatgaaattaatctaTAGAATatggataataattaatagttgctatatattacgcaatattaaaaactaaaagcCAAAGTttctaataattacataatcaaaaaatttgtttcaccGTATAGTTACAGTTAATGTCATTTGAATGTAAACAATcgcttttctaattttattttaatgtagtgatttctaaaaataattttattagtttgttgttttatttatgtcttttttaaGGTGAAGCATTGAAGTGTCACCATTGCAGTACGTTGATCAGTGCAACTTGTGAAAAAGAGCCGACATCGGAGGAAGTAATACCATGTCTGGATGGCGCATGTGTAACATATAGTATCAGTAAGTAtctaaaataacaaaataatgtatatcgggtaatgtttttcttaaatattgcAGGCTGTAGAGGCTTTAGtttgttctattttttatatgctatcataatgattaaaaaaacttatttaacttttttccaCTATTCgagtttttctaattttcttccAATTATACTTGCAAATactcatatatgtataattttaattctgagcaattttataaaacaatagaATCTTTAAcattatacgtatgtatatatattatgtagtaaaaaatgtattgtaatataatagtgaaacttttttttccagaCTATCTTGGCATAAAAGTCTTCACACGTACCTGCGGTTTTCGCGACTTCTGTAAACATGCAGATCCTCTCGAGATCCTAGATTGTAAAGAATGCAACACAGATCTGTGTAATGCTTCTGCTACCAATGCAGTATCAACTATCATAATGATAACCTCAGGATTGATTACGCTGTTATGGACTattcaatgaattttatagattatttttataattatttaatcttgtGGCTTGTTATAtcataatctttaaaaaaaatgttttacattgttgttaaaatatgtatttttgtttttatagcCAGCAAGTTTTTTAGCTCTATATCATTTTAATCCAAATTAATCATTACATTGGATGTTATgcgaaagataaatatta is from Temnothorax longispinosus isolate EJ_2023e chromosome 10, Tlon_JGU_v1, whole genome shotgun sequence and encodes:
- the LOC139820243 gene encoding uncharacterized protein, whose protein sequence is MQRQDRFFVFTIFLVLVLSIFHSGEALKCHHCSTLISATCEKEPTSEEVIPCLDGACVTYSINYLGIKVFTRTCGFRDFCKHADPLEILDCKECNTDLCNASATNAVSTIIMITSGLITLLWTIQ